In the genome of Abyssisolibacter fermentans, one region contains:
- a CDS encoding UvrB/UvrC motif-containing protein, which translates to MLCSECGKKTATIHLTKIINGEKTELHLCEDCAKNNKYLEDHFNDSPLLFNQFFTGLVDNNGEESIKKKYTDIIQCPRCGMTYDQFRKIGRFGCPKCYETFKFKIKSLYKRLHGHEEHIGKLPRKSSGKIKIAKEIDKLKKELDIVVSKEEFEQAVILRDKIKELNQKLEGCK; encoded by the coding sequence ATGCTGTGTAGTGAATGTGGAAAAAAGACAGCTACAATACATTTAACCAAGATTATTAACGGAGAAAAAACAGAACTACATTTATGTGAAGATTGTGCTAAGAACAATAAATATTTAGAAGATCATTTTAATGATTCACCGCTATTATTTAATCAATTTTTCACAGGATTAGTAGATAATAATGGTGAAGAGTCTATAAAAAAGAAATATACTGATATTATTCAATGTCCAAGATGTGGTATGACGTACGATCAATTTAGGAAAATAGGTAGGTTTGGTTGTCCCAAGTGTTATGAAACATTTAAATTCAAAATAAAGTCTTTATATAAGAGACTTCATGGACATGAAGAGCATATTGGGAAATTACCTCGCAAATCTAGTGGGAAAATTAAGATTGCTAAAGAAATTGACAAATTGAAAAAAGAATTAGATATAGTAGTGAGTAAAGAAGAATTTGAACAGGCAGTTATTCTAAGAGATAAAATAAAAGAACTTAATCAAAAGCTTGAAGGATGTAAATAG